From Peromyscus maniculatus bairdii isolate BWxNUB_F1_BW_parent chromosome 8, HU_Pman_BW_mat_3.1, whole genome shotgun sequence, a single genomic window includes:
- the LOC102904041 gene encoding uncharacterized protein LOC102904041, giving the protein MLSHTELSRKSVDLAEMRSGGLGRCRRFFWLGVAFDAVGVAVLFTGVFANLLFYDMLLYLGSIIIFVSLLWWIFWYTGNIEALPEDPSRRTSPRAGEVGMHRSGSLRFSLTLRSVSNTFRRIHRRRRPRLLPRVLQTIRSLSSTDPGQLEGNSDAGSKDGRTSLRPAKPVSVLKQLELCSVQASRSLPLVPLPAPLSVCTSRSQPVFSVTSQGYSSGSYSQMTLSSDSRAPVDLDPQGHSKISVTSRIYPLQRADSQSHLLVPVPSDSFPMVPMSSQSQIQDSVSSDSRVPVDLDPQGRSKISVTSQIYPLQRADSQRHLLVPFESFPVLPMISQGQIQGSLAQKSQLQNLPPASQTQPETVKAPKSHSLAMEVPVVTPGFAQTSQSCSPGVQKVPKNSGAKALETLPATSHKIALDQPDPSLPVSEVTHTDRKCDPTDNLPASRGVRESHSS; this is encoded by the coding sequence ATGTTGAGCCACACAGAGCTTTCGCGGAAGAGCGTGGACTTGGCGGAGATGCGGTCCGGGGGCCTGGGCCGCTGCAGGCGCTTCTTTTGGCTGGGCGTCGCCTTCGACGCGGTGGGTGTGGCAGTGCTGTTCACTGGCGTGTTCGCGAACCTGCTGTTCTACGACATGCTACTCTATCTGGGTTCCATCATCATCTTCGTCAGCCTCCTGTGGTGGATCTTCTGGTACACTGGCAACATCGAGGCGCTCCCGGAAGACCCCTCGAGGAGGACTTCGCCTCGCGCGGGCGAGGTCGGGATGCACCGCAGCGGCAGCCTTCGCTTCTCGCTGACCCTCAGGAGCGTCTCCAACACCTTCCGGCGGATccaccggcggcggcggccgcggctcCTCCCGAGGGTCCTCCAGACGATCCGTAGCCTCAGCTCGACCGACCCAGGCCAGCTGGAAGGGAACAGCGATGCCGGGAGCAAAGATGGCAGAACTTCGTTACGTCCGGCAAAGCCTGTGTCCGTTCTGAAGCAGCTAGAGCTTTGCTCAGTCCAGGCCTCTAGGAGCCTGCCCCTGGTCCCTTTGCCTGCCCCTCTCTCGGTTTGTACTTCTAGGAGCCAGCCTGTCTTTTCGGTGACCTCACAGGGCTACTCTTCTGGCAGCTACTCCCAGATGACTTTGTCCTCTGACAGTCGTGCACCTGTGGATCTTGACCCTCAGGGGCACTCTAAGATCAGTGTGACTTCTCGGATCTACCCTCTGCAACGGGCAGACAGTCAGAGCCACCTCCTGGTGCCCGTACCCTCTGACAGTTTCCCTATGGTGCCCATGAGCTCTCAGAGCCAAATCCAGGACTCTGTGTCCTCTGACAGTCGTGTGCCTGTGGATCTTGACCCTCAGGGGCGCTCTAAGATCAGTGTGACTTCTCAGATCTACCCTCTGCAACGGGCAGACAGTCAGAGGCACCTCCTGGTGCCCTTTGAAAGTTTCCCTGTGTTGCCCATGATCTCTCAGGGCCAAATCCAAGGCTCTCTAGCCCAAAAAAGCCAGCTCCAGAATCTTCCACCTGCCTCTCAAACTCAACCTGAGACTGTTAAAGCTCCCAAGAGCCATTCTTTGGCCATGGAGGTTCCTGTGGTAACACCTGGGTTTGCTCAGACTTCTCAAAGTTGTTCTCCAGGTGTCCAGAAGGTTCCTAAGAATTCAGGTGCTAAAGCTTTGGAGACTCTCCCAGCAACCAGCCATAAAATAGCTCTGGACCAGCCTGACCCTTCATTGCCTGTCTCTGAGGTcacacatacagacaggaagtgtgaCCCCACTGACAACCTTCCAGCCTCCAGGGGAGTGAGGGAAAGTCACTCTTCCTAA